The following proteins come from a genomic window of Trifolium pratense cultivar HEN17-A07 linkage group LG4, ARS_RC_1.1, whole genome shotgun sequence:
- the LOC123920828 gene encoding uncharacterized protein LOC123920828, with amino-acid sequence MLLVIDFEKEKLTYLDSFPMTKSSHNITRSIKTMALFMEGMLQSGIFYDNPSTPRPLVSHFHMSFPSAAGSQGINSNDCAVFVILWMTSAKEEEGYKVEVDNGSRLQIAIDLVLAPYNKHKSIVMQNAEDFNARKKRSSLRKGV; translated from the exons ATGCTGTTAGTCATTGATTTTGAGAAGGAGAAATTGACCTACCTTGACTCTTTCCCCATGACAAAGTCTTCCCACAACATAACGCGGAGCATAAAAACTATG GCGCTGTTTATGGAGGGAATGCTGCAAAGTGGCATATTTTACGACAATCCGAGCACACCTAGGCCACTGGTGTCGCATTTTCACATGTCTTTCCCCAGTGCCGCTGGTTCACAGGGCATTAACTC GAATGACTGTGCAGTCTTCGTCATCCTTTGGATGACATCTGCAAAGGAGGAGGAAGGATACAAAGTGGAG GTGGACAATGGATCCAGACTGCAGATTGCGATTGATTTGGTGTTGGCGCCATATAATAAACACAAGTCAATCGTAATGCAGAATGCTGAAGATTTCAATGCGCGCAAGAAAAGATCATCATTGCGTAAAGGGGTGTAA